One segment of Panicum virgatum strain AP13 chromosome 3K, P.virgatum_v5, whole genome shotgun sequence DNA contains the following:
- the LOC120700679 gene encoding uncharacterized protein At5g39865-like: MAVPWCIENWSLTFEDCKGVRALLENLAVALQECDMCMDRGLRDQLWAVTGEKAVPPRLFVRGRDVGGAAQVLALHEEGCLVPMLLPLVLALDEKPPAAGGGGKCEACGGLRFLVCDRSSKVFDGGRGGGARGAAGATRTAKGRQGGESREARRGVAGGATGTTAIRNEQM; this comes from the exons ATGGCG GTGCCATGGTGTATAGAGAACTGGTCGCTGACGTTCGAGGACTGCAAGGGTGTGCGTGCTCTGCTGGAGAACCTGGCCGTGGCGTTACAGGAGTGCGACATGTGCATGGACCGGGGCCTCCGGGACCAGCTGTGGGCGGTCACGGGGGAGAAAGCCGTGCCCCCGCGCCTCTTCGTGCGGGGCCgcgacgtcggcggcgcggcccagGTGCTCGCGCTCCACGAGGAGGGCTGCCTCGTCCCCATGCTGCTGCCGTTGGTGCTGGCGCTCGACGAGAAGCCccccgccgccgggggcggcggcaagTGCGAGGCGTGCGGGGGCCTGAGGTTCCTGGTGTGCGACCGCAGTAGTAAGGTGTTcgacggcgggcgcggcggcggcgcgcgtggtgCCGCGGGTGCAACGAGAACGGCGAAGGGCCGGCAGGGCGGCGAGTCGCGGGAGGCACGGCGAGGAGTCGCGGGAGGCGCGACGGGGACGACGGCAATCCGAAACGAACAGATGTGA